TGCCGATGAGAAGCTTGATCCGAACTATGTCATTGAGGAATATCAGAAAGTATACAATCATGCACATAACCTCAATCAGACAAAAGAGACTGAGAGTGCAGAGAACTTTGAGTTTGAGAACCCTACGACAGAATATCTGAAGAAGAATGATGATGTCCTTGTCATTGACAAAAATCTCAAAGGTTTAGACTTCTCGCTTGCTAAATGTTGTCACCCTATCTATGGAGATCCCGTCTTTGGTTTTGTGACCGTCAGTGGAGGAATAAAGATTCACCGCGATGATTGCCCCAATGCACCTGAGATGCGCAAGCGTTTTGGCTATCGAGTTGTTAAGGCACGTTGGAGTGGCAAGGGTACATCCCAGTATGCTATTACACTGCGTGTCATAGGTAATGACGACATCGGTATTGTGAGCAACATTTCAAATATCATTTCAAAAGATGAGAAAATAGTGATGCGCTCTATCAATATTGATTCGAATGATGGTCTTTTCTCTGGTAACCTCGTCGTTCTCCTTGATGATAATTCTAAGTTGAATATGCTCATCAAGAAACTTAGAACAGTAAAGGGCGTTAAGGAAGTAATGAGAATATAAAATAATCTAATAAACTTTGCCCCCATTCTCTACCCTATTTTAAAGGTGAGAATGGGGGCTTTTTTATTAATGTTATTATCAAATCTTGCTAAAGAAAAATAGGTGTTGGTGTGAAATATATTTACAAGTTTAAGGCTATAAAAAGCTATTTGTAAGCCTGAAAATAGAGTTCTGGGCAGGTGTTGTAACTCTTTAGTTTTCAACTTGTTGCAAAATAGCAAATCAAAAGGTGCTTAATTGGACTTCAAAAGGGCGTTAGTTAGACCTCAAAAGGGCACCTTTTAGAAGCCAATAGATGCTTAATTGAAGTGCTATTAAGCATCTATTGATTTTTAAGGGTATGATTTTTTATTACAAAATGGTTTTACTTATCCATCGTATTTATGCGCTCAATGCGCTTTGCCATAGCTTGTGATTTTGGACTCAGTCTACCTTTAAGATACTTCTCCATTATCAATCCTGCTATAGGGGCAGCTACATCGGCACCAAATCCACCATGTTCAATATAAACAGAGATTGCAATCTTGGGTTCATTCATCGGTGCGAAACCAATGAAAATAGAATGGTCTTTACCAGCGTTTTCGGCTGTTCCGGTCTTGCCACAAACAGGATAGGTCGTTCCGTTGAGTACGGTCGCTGTACCCTTTGTTACTGCTAAGCGCATACCTTTAATGACATCTGCATAAATGTAAGAAGGAACCTTTGTCTGACGTGGCGTGAGGAAGCGTGAAGGGAGGGGTGCCCATTCAACGCTTTTATGAATATGTGGTGTAAAGAAGTAGCCACGATTTGCAATCGTTACCGCTAAATTACAGAGCTGTAAAGGAGTGGCTGTGATGTCACCCTGTCCCATTCCTGCCCACATAATTGTTTTTGGCTCCCAATTATTCTTATAACGGCGTGATAGATAGTTAACATTGGCAACCAATCCGCCCTTTTCACCAGCCATGTCAATACCTAATGGACCACCAAGTCCCATACTAACAATGTATTCCCACCAAGTTGTAACAGCCTTCTCCTTAGAACCATACTTCTGTGTATTGTTCAACATTGATAGGTAGGATTTCAAGAACCAAGTGTTACACGATACAGCCAAAGCACCTGCAAGTGCTTCTGGAGAATAATGCGGATGGCATTTAACCTTTATGTTTCCATCACGAAACCCATCATGACAGGCAATCTTGGTGTCTGGCTTGACGATTCCTTCTGAGAGGAAGACTAATGCTTGTGCAGGCTTAATGGCTGAGCCAGGAGGATAAGCAGTTGCAATGGCAAGGGCATCATTAGGACCCGTAGGTGAATTTGTTACCATACAGAGCACCTCACCCGTGGCTGGATCAATGGCCACGATACTACCCTTCTTACCTTGTATAAGTTCTGTGCCAAGCTCTTGTAGCAGTGGACGAAATGTTAACGGTGGGGTTTCACGGTACTCTTGCGCCTGAACACTATTCGTTGTTACGAATAAGAGCGTAAGTAGTGCAGAACGAAATGATATAATTGTTTTGTTTATAGTTATTTTACGCATACTTATTAAATTCTTTCTTAATATGTTTCTAATCATTAATTACGAGGACTCATAGCTCATAAATCGATTGATATTTTCTTCTATTAGAAGCTATAATGTACTCTCATTCTTTCTTCTTTAAAAGAAAGTTTTAAGTCATCTAAGTTTTTATGAGCTACAAAATTACGAATAAATTATTCGCTTGAAACATACTTTTCTCTGTTTATATTTAATTTGCAACAATCCCAAATAATTGTAAATTACTATAGGCGGATAGCTGCAAGTGATGTTCCTGACATAAAGCGGTCGAGGTCTACGTAGCCACGAATACCACGTACTTTACCCTGATCAGAGAACTGCCAGATGTTATGTCGGCCTACTCCCTTGATGGATGGGCGCACAGAACTATATCTACCTAAGAAAAGGAAGTACTTATTGAATCGAGGGCAAAGATGAGAATTATAGAAACTTACATGAGAATAAATAAGTGGTTTCTTACCATACTTCCTCTCTATTAATTTTGCAAATAAGGCAACGCTGTCTTGTACTTGTTTCTTGCTCCAACGTCTTACACCATCATGTTCTATGTCAATCATTGGAATTAAATCCTGTTTATGTCCTCGCATAGCTTTCTGGAAATTACGAAACTGAGACCTAACGGAGGTTAAGCATGAAAGATAGTGGTAAGAACCGCAACGTAAACCTTGACGGCGTGCCTCCTTGATGTTCTGTTCGTAGTTTTTGTCCTTTATGCTTGTTCCTTGTGTTGCTTTGATGTATACAAATTTAATTTGTTTGTCTTTTGCCACTTCTTTCCAGTCGATTTTCCCCTGATGATGCGATACGTCAATGCCATCATACTGGCGTTTAGTGTTTTTTGAAGACTTATGAGAAGCGGTTGCTGCAGAGGCAATTACACAAATGGTAGATAGAAATAAGATGTTAATGAGACGTGGAAATATAGTTGATTTCATCTTCTAAATATTTGATACATTCTGAATAAGATTCTTTTTGAATCTAAATTATCCTGTAATGATGCTTAAAAAGCACTGCAAAATTAGTATATTTTTCTTGAACAAACTCATAAAAATCCGATAATAATCATTATCTTTGCAACGTAATTACATCTCGATACAGTATCAATGAGTAAACAAGACATCACTCAGCAACTTATACAGACCGTTGAAGAACTTTCTGAACCGGAAGCGTTGCAGGGTATTAGCCATGAGCACCGTGATGGAGACCCCTTGCCATCAGCTAAAGAATTGGAGGAGATTATCGAACTTTCTCGTTCTATTCTCTTTCCAGGTTTTTATGGTCGCTCGTCAGTTAATTTTGAAACGATTAAATATCAAATCGGTGTAAATGTAGAAAAATTGCATAAACTGCTATGTCGGCAGGTTATGGCTGGTTTATGTTTTAATGAAGACTGTCATTGTCCAAATGCTGCTGATACGCGTCGTTGTATGCAGGAAGAGGCTGATAAGATAGCAGGACGTATCATAGAAAAGTTCCCTACCCTGCGTAAAATACTTTCAACAGACATACAAGCTGCCTTTGATGGTGATCCTGCTGCTGCCAATTTGGGAGAAGTAATTTCATGTTATCCAGCTATTAAGGCTGTTATTAACTATCGTTTGGCACATGAATTAGTTTTAGAAAATGTGCCTCTTATTCCACGCATGATTACTGAAATGGCGCACTCAGAGACAGGTATTGATATTCATCCTGCTGCGACCATTGGTTCACATTTTACCATTGATCATGGTACTGGTGTGGTGATTGGTGCAACCTGTATTATAGGTAATCATGTAAAACTCTATCAAGGTGTGACTTTAGGGGCTAAAAGCTTCCCACTTGACAAAGATGGTAAGCCTATTAAGGGAATTGCTCGTCACCCGATTCTAAAGGATGATGTTGTTGTCTATGCCAATGCAACTATCCTTGGCCGTATCACTATTGGGAAAGGCTGTATCATTGGAGCCAATGTGTGGGTTACGCGAGATATGCGTCCACGAACAAAGAAGTATAAACAGAACAAAACAGATATCTTAGATATCGACTTTGAATATGGCGGAGGAATATAAAGGGTCTACCCTATTCTTACCTCGAAAGGGAAAAGTGGGAGCACTTGATAAGCAACCAATAGGTTGTTCTTATTGAAGTTATCAGACAATGTTTTCCGCTAATTTGTTTTAATATCGTATATAAAAATATTTATCACATAAATGCAAGAATTTGAACTCATCGCCAAAACCTTCATGGGTTTGGAGCAAGTATTAGCAAAAGAGCTAACACAGTTAGGTGCCAATAACGTACAAATAGGACGCCGAATGGTGTCATTTACAGGTGACAAGGAAATGATGTATCGTGCAAATTTCCAGTTACACACAGCTATTCGTATCCTTAAACCTATCGCACATTTCAAGGCGAAGAGTGCTGAAGATATGTATGAGGAAGTAATGAAGATTGATTGGAGTAAGTATATCCTCCCTGGAAATACTTTCTCTGTAGATTCTGTCGTTTATTCTGAAGAGTTTACTAACTCGCGCTTCGTTACATACAAAGTTAAAGATGCTATTGTAGACCAGTTCCGTGAGCGTACTGGTACTCGTCCAAATATCTCTGTTAGCAATCCTGATATTCGTTTGAACATCCACGTGGCAGAGGATAATGCTACATTGTCATTGGACTCAAGTGGTGAGTCTCTGCATCGCCGTGGTTATCGTCAAGAGAGTGTTGAGGCACCATTGAATGAAGTTTTGGCTGCTGGTATGATTCTTATGACAGGTTGGAAAGGTGAAACAGACTTTATCGATCCAATGTGTGGTTCTGGTACCTTGCCTATTGAGGCTGCTCTTATTGCTCTTAATATTTCTCCGGGTGTGTTCCGTAAGGAATTTGCTTTTGAGAAGTGGCCTGA
The nucleotide sequence above comes from Prevotella melaninogenica ATCC 25845. Encoded proteins:
- a CDS encoding penicillin-binding transpeptidase domain-containing protein; its protein translation is MRKITINKTIISFRSALLTLLFVTTNSVQAQEYRETPPLTFRPLLQELGTELIQGKKGSIVAIDPATGEVLCMVTNSPTGPNDALAIATAYPPGSAIKPAQALVFLSEGIVKPDTKIACHDGFRDGNIKVKCHPHYSPEALAGALAVSCNTWFLKSYLSMLNNTQKYGSKEKAVTTWWEYIVSMGLGGPLGIDMAGEKGGLVANVNYLSRRYKNNWEPKTIMWAGMGQGDITATPLQLCNLAVTIANRGYFFTPHIHKSVEWAPLPSRFLTPRQTKVPSYIYADVIKGMRLAVTKGTATVLNGTTYPVCGKTGTAENAGKDHSIFIGFAPMNEPKIAISVYIEHGGFGADVAAPIAGLIMEKYLKGRLSPKSQAMAKRIERINTMDK
- a CDS encoding glycoside hydrolase family 25 protein; this encodes MKSTIFPRLINILFLSTICVIASAATASHKSSKNTKRQYDGIDVSHHQGKIDWKEVAKDKQIKFVYIKATQGTSIKDKNYEQNIKEARRQGLRCGSYHYLSCLTSVRSQFRNFQKAMRGHKQDLIPMIDIEHDGVRRWSKKQVQDSVALFAKLIERKYGKKPLIYSHVSFYNSHLCPRFNKYFLFLGRYSSVRPSIKGVGRHNIWQFSDQGKVRGIRGYVDLDRFMSGTSLAAIRL
- a CDS encoding serine O-acetyltransferase — encoded protein: MSKQDITQQLIQTVEELSEPEALQGISHEHRDGDPLPSAKELEEIIELSRSILFPGFYGRSSVNFETIKYQIGVNVEKLHKLLCRQVMAGLCFNEDCHCPNAADTRRCMQEEADKIAGRIIEKFPTLRKILSTDIQAAFDGDPAAANLGEVISCYPAIKAVINYRLAHELVLENVPLIPRMITEMAHSETGIDIHPAATIGSHFTIDHGTGVVIGATCIIGNHVKLYQGVTLGAKSFPLDKDGKPIKGIARHPILKDDVVVYANATILGRITIGKGCIIGANVWVTRDMRPRTKKYKQNKTDILDIDFEYGGGI